The Candidatus Cloacimonadota bacterium genomic interval AGTACGCAGAAAAAGAAAAAATTTGGGTGGAATCCCAACTGCATCAATGTCTGATGTAGCTTTTCTGCTTTTGGTTTTCTTTCTTTCCACAACTAAATTTGATCTTAAAAAGGGATTGGGAATTAATCTTCCCGCAGCTTCGGAACTGGCAGATAAAAAAGTCAGATTGAAAGACGAGAATATCACCAAGATCTCGATCGATAAGGATGGAATTGTCAGATATAAAACATCCAATATGCCTGAAGCAGAAGAAATTTCCATGAATAATATCCAATCCGTAGTTAAAGGAATTGTAACTTCTAATCCGGATATGGTTATTTCTCTTAAAACTGATAGAAAGAGTAAATATAAATACATGGT includes:
- a CDS encoding biopolymer transporter ExbD, with amino-acid sequence VRRKRKNLGGIPTASMSDVAFLLLVFFLSTTKFDLKKGLGINLPAASELADKKVRLKDENITKISIDKDGIVRYKTSNMPEAEEISMNNIQSVVKGIVTSNPDMVISLKTDRKSKYKYMVQVLDKLQAAGAEKISLSTN